Proteins from a single region of Acidimicrobiales bacterium:
- a CDS encoding glycosyltransferase family 4 protein, protein MPNVDQPLRIALLVYRGKPHCGGQGVYVRHLSKALADLGHHVEVFSGPPYPVLDERVALQKLPSLDLYRDPDPFRIPKPREFKDWIDVVEFALMCTAAFPEPYTFSLRAKRALMARRHDFDIVHDNQCLGTGLLGIQAPAPKGAGIPVLATIHHPITVDRRVELAHASGAIRKLSLRRFYGFTRMQSRVARQLPRIVTVSDSSLGDIVSGHGIEPDRLRVVNVGVDPALFRPRPEVARVPGRLMTTASADVPMKGLVHLLEALAKIRTERPDAELTVIGKPTAEGPVARTLEQLDLTGAVHFTTGISDERIVELYAEAELAIVPSLYEGFSLPAVEAMACGVPLVATTGGALPEVVGDDGTTAALVPPADAGALATTILELLGDPARRDAIGAAGRTRVVERYSWESAAAATAEQYREVIAMHGAADTTPAPTPV, encoded by the coding sequence ATGCCCAACGTCGACCAGCCCCTCCGCATCGCCCTCCTCGTCTACAGGGGCAAGCCGCACTGCGGTGGTCAAGGCGTCTACGTCCGCCACCTGAGCAAGGCGCTCGCCGACCTGGGCCACCACGTCGAGGTCTTCTCCGGGCCCCCGTACCCGGTCCTCGACGAGCGCGTCGCCCTCCAGAAGCTCCCGAGCCTCGACCTCTACCGCGACCCCGACCCCTTCCGGATCCCCAAGCCCCGGGAGTTCAAGGACTGGATCGACGTCGTCGAGTTCGCCCTGATGTGCACCGCCGCCTTCCCCGAGCCGTACACGTTCAGCCTCCGGGCCAAGCGGGCCCTCATGGCCCGGCGCCACGACTTCGACATCGTGCACGACAACCAGTGCCTCGGCACCGGGCTGCTCGGCATCCAGGCCCCGGCGCCCAAGGGAGCCGGCATCCCGGTCCTCGCCACGATCCACCACCCCATCACCGTCGACCGCCGGGTCGAGCTGGCCCACGCCTCCGGCGCCATCCGCAAGCTGAGCCTGCGCCGCTTCTACGGCTTCACCCGGATGCAGAGCCGCGTGGCCAGGCAGCTGCCCCGCATCGTCACCGTCTCGGACAGCTCCCTCGGCGACATCGTGTCCGGCCACGGCATCGAGCCCGACCGCCTTCGGGTGGTCAACGTCGGCGTCGACCCGGCGCTGTTCCGGCCGCGGCCCGAGGTGGCCCGGGTGCCGGGTCGCCTCATGACCACCGCCTCCGCCGACGTCCCCATGAAGGGCCTCGTCCACCTGCTCGAGGCCCTCGCCAAGATCCGCACCGAACGTCCCGACGCCGAGCTGACGGTGATCGGCAAGCCCACCGCCGAGGGCCCGGTGGCCCGCACCCTCGAGCAGCTCGACCTCACCGGCGCCGTGCACTTCACGACCGGCATCAGCGACGAGCGCATCGTCGAGCTCTACGCCGAGGCCGAGCTCGCCATCGTCCCCTCGCTCTACGAGGGGTTCTCCCTGCCTGCCGTCGAGGCTATGGCCTGTGGGGTGCCGCTCGTGGCCACCACCGGAGGCGCACTGCCCGAGGTCGTAGGCGACGACGGCACCACCGCCGCCCTCGTCCCCCCGGCCGACGCCGGCGCCCTCGCCACCACCATCCTCGAGCTGCTGGGCGACCCCGCCCGCCGCGACGCCATCGGGGCCGCCGGGCGCACGCGGGTCGTCGAGCGCTACAGCTGGGAGTCGGCGGCCGCCGCCACCGCCGAGCAGTACCGCGAGGTCATCGCCATGCACGGCGCCGCCGACACCACACCTGCCCCGACCCCGGTCTGA
- a CDS encoding methyltransferase domain-containing protein — protein MLTARYHWLGLRPGDRVLDLGCGGGRHAFEAARLGAHVVAADLDLAELKEVRSLFGAMDEGGELDGGTGAAIGADALRLPFPDDAFDRIIASEVFEHIPDDAAAAAELTRVLRPGGTIAVTVPSWLPEQVCWALSDDYHAPAVEGGHVRIYSEASLRHRLREAGLRPGSAHHAHALHTPYWWLKCAVGPTNDTHPLVAAWHRLLVWDIVERPLATRIAERALSPVLGKSFVLYARKPEVAP, from the coding sequence ATGCTGACCGCCCGCTACCACTGGCTCGGCCTCCGCCCCGGGGACCGGGTCCTCGACCTCGGCTGCGGTGGCGGCCGCCACGCCTTCGAGGCCGCCCGCCTGGGCGCCCACGTCGTGGCCGCCGATCTCGACCTGGCCGAGCTCAAGGAGGTCCGCAGCCTCTTCGGGGCCATGGACGAAGGGGGCGAGCTCGACGGGGGCACCGGTGCCGCCATCGGCGCCGACGCGCTGCGCCTCCCGTTCCCCGACGACGCCTTCGACCGCATCATCGCCTCGGAGGTCTTCGAGCACATCCCCGACGATGCTGCTGCCGCCGCCGAGCTGACCCGTGTGCTGCGGCCCGGCGGCACCATCGCCGTCACCGTCCCGTCGTGGCTGCCCGAGCAGGTGTGCTGGGCGCTCTCCGACGATTACCACGCCCCCGCGGTCGAGGGCGGCCACGTCCGGATCTACTCCGAGGCCTCGCTCCGACACCGCCTCCGCGAGGCGGGCCTACGGCCGGGAAGCGCCCACCACGCCCACGCCCTGCACACCCCCTACTGGTGGCTGAAGTGCGCTGTGGGGCCAACCAACGACACCCACCCGCTCGTGGCCGCCTGGCACCGGCTCCTCGTGTGGGACATCGTGGAGCGCCCGCTCGCCACCCGCATCGCCGAGCGCGCCCTCAGCCCCGTCCTCGGCAAGAGCTTCGTGCTCTACGCCCGCAAGCCCGAGGTTGCCCCATGA
- a CDS encoding class I SAM-dependent methyltransferase — protein MHPSLREVAEEAVGFMPADEGDALWEAGMDAGLAVPGAPFVEIGSWCGKSSVYLGAAAREREAVLFAVDHHRGSEENQPGWEWHDASLVDPHAGQIDTLPAFRATIRRAGLEESVIAVVGDSPVVARHWSTPCALVFIDGGHGAEPAHADYEGWSPKVAPGGLLAIHDVFPDPADGGRPPYEIYLRALDDGFTEVGITGSLRVLRR, from the coding sequence ATGCACCCGTCGTTGCGAGAGGTGGCCGAGGAGGCCGTCGGCTTCATGCCGGCCGACGAGGGTGACGCCCTCTGGGAGGCGGGGATGGACGCCGGGCTGGCCGTTCCTGGCGCGCCGTTCGTGGAGATCGGCAGCTGGTGCGGCAAGTCGTCGGTCTACCTCGGCGCCGCCGCCCGGGAGCGGGAGGCGGTGCTCTTCGCCGTCGATCACCACCGTGGCTCGGAGGAGAACCAGCCCGGCTGGGAGTGGCACGACGCCTCGCTCGTCGACCCGCACGCCGGGCAGATCGACACCCTGCCGGCCTTCCGGGCCACCATCCGGCGGGCGGGCCTCGAGGAGTCCGTCATCGCCGTCGTGGGCGACTCACCCGTGGTGGCCCGGCACTGGTCGACGCCGTGCGCCCTGGTGTTCATCGACGGTGGTCACGGTGCCGAGCCTGCCCACGCCGACTACGAAGGATGGTCGCCGAAGGTCGCCCCCGGGGGGCTCCTCGCCATCCACGACGTCTTCCCCGACCCCGCCGATGGCGGACGCCCGCCCTACGAGATCTACCTCCGGGCCCTCGACGACGGGTTCACCGAGGTCGGCATCACCGGGTCCCTGCGGGTGCTCCGCCGCTGA
- a CDS encoding thiamine diphosphokinase has product MEVAPVHVVVLAGGDPVEPWVADWLPTGAYVVAADSGLAQADTLGLRVDLVVGDLDSVDPDALEAAVAAGSSVERHPAAKDHTDLELAVLVAKRLGARRLTLVGGHGGRLDHALANVLALAQLGFAGITIDAVIGRARVAVVHDEVVLDGDRGDLVSLLPAGGAVSGVRTSGLAFALDGEDLEPGTTRGVSNEMVATRATVSVEAGVLLVVRPGGAGRLLEGGEVVPPGA; this is encoded by the coding sequence GTGGAGGTCGCCCCCGTGCACGTCGTCGTGCTCGCCGGCGGTGACCCGGTGGAGCCGTGGGTGGCCGACTGGTTGCCCACGGGGGCCTACGTCGTGGCGGCCGACTCCGGCCTCGCCCAGGCCGACACCCTGGGCCTGCGGGTCGACCTCGTGGTGGGCGACCTCGACTCGGTCGACCCCGACGCCCTGGAGGCGGCGGTCGCCGCGGGCAGCTCAGTGGAGCGCCACCCGGCGGCCAAGGATCACACCGATCTCGAGCTGGCCGTGCTCGTGGCCAAGCGGCTCGGTGCCCGGCGGCTCACCCTCGTCGGGGGGCACGGAGGCCGCCTCGACCACGCCCTCGCCAACGTTCTCGCCCTGGCCCAGCTCGGCTTCGCCGGCATCACCATCGACGCCGTGATCGGTCGGGCCCGCGTCGCCGTCGTCCACGACGAGGTGGTGCTCGATGGCGACCGGGGCGACCTGGTGTCGCTGCTCCCTGCCGGGGGCGCGGTGTCGGGCGTGCGGACGTCGGGGCTGGCGTTCGCCCTCGACGGCGAGGACCTCGAGCCGGGCACGACCCGTGGGGTCAGCAACGAGATGGTGGCGACGCGGGCCACCGTGTCGGTCGAGGCCGGGGTGCTGCTCGTGGTCCGCCCCGGGGGCGCGGGCCGGCTCCTCGAGGGTGGCGAGGTGGTCCCGCCGGGTGCGTAG
- a CDS encoding GtrA family protein → MAVHTLVDLARTHADRRFVRYAGVSAVAVTVTQVLLLVCNVVLGLSPALSNVIAVSIACIPSYVLNRYWVWGKRGRNRFWREVFPFWSMAVLGLAFSTLLVHYAAQWNDAPLVVNAANLLAFGSLWILKYFILDAILFKVVAAHDAHDEDDELATSS, encoded by the coding sequence GTGGCCGTGCACACCCTCGTCGATCTCGCCCGCACCCACGCCGACCGTCGCTTCGTCCGCTACGCGGGCGTCTCGGCCGTGGCCGTCACCGTCACCCAGGTCCTGCTCCTGGTCTGCAACGTGGTCCTGGGGCTGTCGCCGGCGCTGTCGAACGTCATCGCCGTCTCCATCGCGTGCATCCCGTCGTACGTCCTCAACCGCTACTGGGTGTGGGGCAAGCGCGGGCGCAACCGCTTCTGGCGGGAGGTCTTCCCGTTCTGGTCCATGGCGGTGCTCGGCCTGGCGTTCTCGACGTTGCTGGTCCACTACGCCGCCCAGTGGAACGACGCCCCCCTCGTGGTCAACGCCGCCAACCTCCTGGCGTTCGGTTCGCTGTGGATCCTCAAGTACTTCATCCTCGACGCCATCCTCTTCAAGGTCGTCGCAGCCCACGATGCCCACGACGAGGACGACGAGCTCGCGACCTCGAGCTGA
- a CDS encoding acyl-CoA thioesterase II, producing MTTPLDDLVELLDLEPIEVNIFRGVSPDDARQRVFGGQVAGQALVAAARTVDEDRHVHSLHAYFLRPGDPAVPILYEVDRIRDGRSFTTRRVVAIQHGRAIFNLAASFHVDEPGLDHEAAMPDVPAAESLPTFQERYAPVAEEMGEWYHRPRPIDLRYVEAPGRLRGPDAGTRHSERIWLRADGRLPDDQLLHTCVLTYASDMTLLDTALLPHGRSWQDGELMMASLDHAMWFHRPFRVDEWLLYDQDTPSASGARGLSRGLIFTADGHLAVSVVQEGLIRAIGRS from the coding sequence GTGACGACTCCGCTGGACGACCTGGTCGAGCTGCTCGACCTCGAGCCGATCGAGGTCAACATCTTCCGGGGGGTGAGCCCCGACGACGCCCGCCAGCGGGTCTTCGGCGGCCAGGTGGCCGGCCAGGCCCTCGTGGCAGCGGCCCGGACCGTCGACGAGGACCGTCACGTCCACTCCCTCCACGCCTACTTCCTCCGGCCCGGCGACCCGGCCGTGCCCATCCTCTACGAGGTCGACCGGATCCGCGACGGGCGCTCGTTCACCACCCGCCGGGTCGTCGCCATCCAGCACGGCCGCGCCATCTTCAACCTGGCCGCCTCGTTCCACGTGGACGAACCCGGCCTCGACCACGAGGCCGCCATGCCTGACGTGCCCGCTGCGGAGTCCCTCCCGACCTTCCAGGAGCGCTACGCCCCGGTCGCCGAGGAGATGGGTGAGTGGTACCACCGCCCCCGACCGATCGACCTCCGCTACGTGGAGGCGCCGGGCCGGCTCCGGGGCCCCGACGCCGGGACGCGCCACAGCGAGCGAATCTGGCTGCGGGCCGACGGGCGGCTCCCCGACGACCAGCTGCTCCACACCTGCGTGCTCACCTACGCCAGCGACATGACCCTGCTCGACACCGCCCTCCTGCCCCACGGCCGGAGCTGGCAGGACGGGGAGCTGATGATGGCCAGCCTCGACCACGCCATGTGGTTCCACCGGCCCTTCCGCGTCGACGAGTGGCTGCTGTACGACCAGGACACGCCCTCTGCGTCGGGTGCCAGGGGCCTGAGCCGGGGCCTGATCTTCACGGCCGACGGCCACCTCGCGGTGTCGGTGGTCCAGGAAGGCCTGATCCGGGCGATCGGCCGCTCCTGA
- a CDS encoding PQQ-dependent sugar dehydrogenase, with amino-acid sequence MTSRIALLALVAVALVAGACGGDDGGAASTPQPTGTVEGAPTTEAPTDEPGTEQESPSLDDVRVRLVEVARLDAPVAMAVRPGHEDVLYLAERAGRVRLLRGDDVDPTPLLDITAATTTDAERGLLGLAFSPDGDRLYVSSTDPGGDSLLVEYAMGDAPDELDESSARTVMQVAQPFGNHNGGHITFGPDGFLWYGLGDGGGGGDPHGNGQDTSTLLGSLLRIDPRPNGDDPYGIPADNPFVDGGGRAEIWAYGLRNPWRFTFDRATDDLWIADVGQSRVEEVNHLPAAEGTGRGANLGWNRLEGSEAFEGQPPADHTLPVFEYARTGARCSVTGGHVYRGSAVPALVGAYVWGDYCESQVHAIAVKRGEVTAEAALGVGVDPGTLASFGQDAAGELYVLSLGGSVWRLEAA; translated from the coding sequence ATGACCTCCCGGATCGCCCTGCTCGCCCTGGTCGCCGTGGCGCTCGTCGCTGGCGCCTGCGGGGGCGACGACGGTGGCGCGGCGTCGACACCGCAGCCCACCGGCACCGTCGAGGGGGCGCCCACCACCGAGGCTCCCACCGACGAGCCCGGGACCGAGCAGGAGTCGCCGTCGCTCGACGACGTGCGGGTCCGCCTGGTCGAGGTCGCCCGGCTCGACGCCCCGGTGGCCATGGCCGTCCGCCCCGGCCACGAGGACGTCCTCTACCTCGCCGAGCGGGCGGGGCGGGTGCGACTGCTCCGGGGCGACGACGTCGACCCCACCCCCCTGCTCGACATCACCGCCGCCACCACCACCGACGCCGAGCGGGGCCTCCTCGGCCTCGCCTTCAGCCCCGACGGCGACCGCCTGTACGTGAGCTCCACCGACCCGGGCGGCGACAGCCTCCTCGTCGAGTACGCCATGGGCGACGCCCCCGACGAGCTCGACGAGTCCTCGGCACGCACGGTGATGCAGGTGGCCCAGCCCTTCGGCAACCACAACGGCGGGCACATCACGTTCGGCCCCGACGGGTTCCTCTGGTACGGCCTCGGCGACGGAGGGGGCGGCGGCGATCCCCATGGCAACGGCCAGGACACCTCCACGCTGCTCGGGAGCCTCCTGCGCATCGACCCCCGCCCGAACGGCGACGACCCCTACGGGATCCCGGCCGACAACCCCTTCGTGGACGGAGGCGGCCGGGCCGAGATCTGGGCCTACGGCCTCCGCAACCCCTGGCGCTTCACCTTCGATCGGGCCACCGACGACCTCTGGATCGCCGACGTGGGCCAGAGCCGGGTCGAGGAGGTCAACCACCTGCCGGCAGCCGAGGGCACCGGGCGGGGCGCCAACCTCGGCTGGAACCGCCTGGAGGGCAGCGAGGCGTTCGAGGGCCAGCCGCCGGCGGACCACACCCTCCCGGTGTTCGAGTACGCCCGGACCGGTGCGCGGTGCTCGGTCACCGGTGGCCACGTCTATCGGGGCTCGGCCGTCCCGGCCCTCGTAGGCGCGTACGTGTGGGGCGACTACTGCGAGAGCCAGGTCCACGCCATCGCCGTGAAGAGGGGCGAGGTCACGGCCGAGGCCGCCCTCGGCGTCGGGGTCGACCCGGGCACGCTGGCGTCGTTCGGCCAGGACGCCGCCGGCGAGCTGTACGTGCTGTCCCTCGGGGGAAGCGTCTGGCGCCTCGAGGCCGCCTGA
- a CDS encoding lytic transglycosylase domain-containing protein, which yields MPPRSARLLLALLTLTAACAGGDDAGIDRAATTTTAADTTTTPPETTTTTAPDLDPRAADDPQGLAAQIVHAEGAIADPATTGDELRAAGRLQQVVYRALSTRPEWDEAVDAALPEGLRPIARANVDANRELRSTLRLRDTLPAWRIVEAAPADELRRYYEEGQSLHGVPWEYLAAVHLVESRMGRLRGISTAGAQGPMQFIPSTWDAYGEGDINDNRDAIVSAARYMAANGGDCREGAPCNLDNALHRYNPAPTGWYKRAVTAFAERIRADERAHLGYHEWQVFYATTLGDVWLRIGYEEPESRAVTEADVANGAGPR from the coding sequence GTGCCCCCCCGCTCTGCCCGCCTCCTCCTCGCGCTCCTGACCCTGACCGCGGCCTGCGCGGGTGGCGACGACGCCGGCATCGACCGCGCCGCGACGACCACCACCGCCGCCGACACCACCACGACGCCACCGGAGACGACCACCACCACGGCACCCGACCTCGACCCCCGGGCCGCCGACGACCCCCAGGGCCTCGCCGCCCAGATCGTCCACGCCGAGGGCGCCATCGCCGACCCGGCCACCACCGGTGACGAGCTCCGGGCCGCCGGCCGCCTCCAGCAGGTGGTCTACCGGGCCCTCAGCACCCGCCCGGAGTGGGACGAGGCCGTCGACGCCGCCCTCCCCGAGGGCCTGCGCCCCATCGCCCGGGCCAACGTCGACGCCAACCGCGAGCTCCGCTCGACGCTGCGCCTGCGCGACACCCTCCCGGCGTGGAGGATCGTCGAGGCTGCTCCGGCCGACGAGCTCCGCCGGTACTACGAGGAGGGCCAGTCCCTCCACGGCGTGCCCTGGGAGTACCTCGCCGCGGTCCACCTGGTCGAGAGCCGGATGGGTCGCCTCCGTGGGATCAGCACCGCCGGTGCTCAAGGTCCGATGCAGTTCATCCCGAGCACGTGGGACGCCTACGGCGAGGGCGACATCAACGACAACCGCGACGCCATCGTGTCGGCTGCGCGGTACATGGCCGCCAACGGCGGCGACTGCCGCGAGGGCGCGCCGTGCAACCTCGACAACGCCCTGCACCGCTACAACCCGGCGCCCACGGGCTGGTACAAGCGGGCGGTCACCGCCTTCGCCGAGCGCATCCGGGCCGACGAGCGCGCCCACCTCGGCTACCACGAGTGGCAGGTGTTCTACGCCACGACCCTCGGTGACGTCTGGCTCAGGATCGGCTACGAGGAGCCCGAATCGCGCGCCGTGACCGAGGCCGACGTGGCCAACGGCGCCGGCCCCCGCTGA
- a CDS encoding MoaD/ThiS family protein, whose protein sequence is MIRVVLPAHLRHLADVVGEVQLELDGPATQRGVLDALEARFPALRGTMRDGETGHRRPFIRFFAGEEDLSHEGPDAPLPEAVVGGTEVFYVVGAIAGG, encoded by the coding sequence GTGATCCGGGTCGTGCTGCCGGCTCACCTGCGCCACCTCGCCGACGTGGTGGGAGAGGTGCAGCTCGAGCTGGACGGGCCGGCGACCCAGCGGGGCGTGCTCGACGCGCTTGAGGCGCGCTTCCCGGCCCTGCGCGGAACGATGCGCGACGGCGAGACCGGCCATCGCCGCCCCTTCATCAGGTTCTTCGCCGGTGAGGAAGACCTGTCCCACGAGGGCCCGGACGCGCCGCTGCCGGAGGCGGTCGTCGGCGGCACGGAGGTGTTCTACGTCGTGGGAGCCATCGCCGGCGGGTAG
- a CDS encoding serine hydrolase domain-containing protein, translating to MGGPTIEIDADEVGFDPDRLARLDTHFRRYVDDGRLPGWLMLVARAGSIAHLSTYGHRDVEASTPVEVDTIFRIYSMTKPITSVAAMMLYEEGAFELKDPVERYIPSFAGARVYRSGSTMNPVTEPMSEPMRLWHLLTHTSGLTYGFHHAHPVDAMYRAAGFEWGTPEGADLAATCDLYAGLPLLFQPGSEWNYGVSTDVLGRVIEVLSGQSLDAFFRERIFEPLGMTDTAFFVEEAELDRLAALYTRNPSTGTTLRIDAMGKAAESAPACLSGGGGLVSTAGDYHRFSQMLLNGGELDGVRLIGTRTLEYMSRNHLPGDADLETFGRPLFAETSFDGVGFGLGFSVVLDAAKNKVLSSEGEFSWGGAASTLFWVDPVEQITALFLTQLLPSSTYPLRPQMKQLVYQALVD from the coding sequence ATGGGTGGACCGACGATCGAGATCGACGCCGACGAGGTGGGCTTCGACCCGGACCGGCTGGCCCGGCTCGACACCCACTTCCGGCGCTACGTCGACGACGGCCGGCTGCCGGGCTGGCTCATGCTCGTCGCCCGCGCCGGGAGCATCGCTCACCTGAGCACCTACGGGCATCGTGACGTCGAGGCGTCGACGCCGGTCGAGGTCGACACCATCTTCCGCATCTACTCGATGACGAAGCCGATCACGTCGGTGGCGGCGATGATGCTCTACGAGGAGGGGGCATTCGAGCTGAAGGACCCGGTCGAGCGCTACATCCCCTCGTTCGCCGGGGCCCGCGTCTACCGCAGCGGCTCGACGATGAACCCGGTCACCGAGCCGATGTCGGAGCCGATGCGGCTCTGGCACCTCCTGACCCACACCTCCGGGCTCACCTACGGCTTTCACCACGCCCACCCCGTCGATGCCATGTACCGCGCCGCGGGGTTCGAGTGGGGCACACCGGAGGGGGCCGACCTCGCCGCCACCTGCGACCTGTACGCCGGCCTCCCCCTGCTCTTCCAGCCGGGCAGCGAGTGGAACTACGGGGTCTCGACCGACGTCCTCGGCCGGGTGATCGAGGTGCTCTCGGGCCAGTCGCTCGACGCCTTCTTCCGCGAGCGAATCTTCGAGCCGCTCGGCATGACCGACACCGCGTTCTTCGTCGAGGAGGCCGAGCTCGACCGCCTGGCGGCCCTCTATACCCGGAACCCCTCGACGGGCACGACCCTGCGCATCGACGCCATGGGGAAGGCGGCCGAGTCGGCACCGGCGTGCCTCTCCGGCGGCGGGGGCCTGGTCTCCACCGCGGGCGACTACCACCGCTTCAGCCAGATGCTCCTCAACGGGGGCGAGCTCGACGGCGTGCGCCTCATCGGCACCCGCACGCTCGAGTACATGAGCCGCAACCACCTGCCCGGCGACGCCGACCTCGAGACCTTCGGCCGACCGCTGTTCGCCGAGACCAGCTTCGACGGGGTGGGCTTCGGCCTCGGGTTCTCCGTGGTGCTCGACGCCGCCAAGAACAAGGTCCTCTCGAGCGAAGGTGAGTTCTCGTGGGGCGGGGCGGCCAGCACCCTGTTCTGGGTCGACCCGGTCGAGCAGATCACCGCCCTGTTCCTGACGCAGCTGCTCCCCTCGAGCACCTATCCGCTGCGCCCGCAGATGAAGCAGCTCGTCTACCAGGCGCTCGTCGACTGA
- a CDS encoding acyl-CoA thioesterase II: protein MSDDMSRILRLLDLEEDGDAFVAPTPSDGPERLFGGQVASQSLRAATLTVGEDRLPHSLHAYFMRPGRPGTPLRLEVDRLRDGRSFTTRGVTASQDGEPIFSLTASFHIAEAGDDWQLPAPGAPDPESFEAPDSPFTRFASMSPFELRPVSKPAPGGFPIIHPFWVRTKGPLPDDPALHACVLAFISDMGVVGSARAPGSSLPARFMGASLDHALWFHRPARADDWLLFSVDPMSNAGSRGLARGTMHTRDGVLVASLAQEALLRDAGTAPLP from the coding sequence GTGAGCGACGACATGTCCCGGATCCTGCGCCTCCTCGACCTCGAGGAGGACGGCGACGCCTTCGTCGCGCCCACCCCCAGCGACGGACCCGAGCGGCTCTTCGGTGGCCAGGTCGCCAGCCAGAGCCTGCGCGCCGCCACCCTCACCGTGGGCGAGGACCGCCTCCCCCACTCGCTGCACGCCTACTTCATGCGACCCGGCCGGCCAGGCACGCCGCTGCGCCTCGAGGTCGACCGCCTGCGAGACGGCCGCTCGTTCACGACCCGTGGCGTGACCGCCAGCCAGGACGGCGAGCCCATCTTCAGCCTCACCGCTTCGTTCCACATCGCCGAGGCCGGCGACGACTGGCAGCTCCCCGCCCCGGGCGCGCCGGACCCCGAGTCGTTCGAGGCGCCCGACTCGCCCTTCACCAGGTTCGCATCGATGAGCCCCTTCGAGCTCCGGCCCGTCTCCAAGCCGGCGCCCGGCGGGTTCCCGATCATCCACCCCTTCTGGGTGCGGACCAAGGGCCCGCTGCCCGACGACCCCGCCCTCCACGCCTGCGTGCTCGCCTTCATCTCCGACATGGGCGTCGTCGGCAGCGCCCGGGCACCGGGCTCCTCCCTCCCCGCCCGGTTCATGGGCGCCAGCCTCGACCACGCCCTCTGGTTCCACCGCCCGGCGCGAGCCGACGACTGGCTGCTCTTCTCGGTGGACCCGATGTCGAACGCCGGCTCACGGGGCCTCGCCCGCGGCACCATGCACACCCGCGACGGCGTCCTCGTCGCCTCCCTCGCCCAGGAAGCGCTGCTCCGCGACGCCGGTACGGCGCCGCTGCCCTAG
- a CDS encoding ArsR family transcriptional regulator has product MPTWSFLTNHARALVAVADQPDARLRELAIAIGVTERTAFGIVADLTAAGYVVKERDGRRNRYHVQEHLQLSDDLGPDRTIGEVLDLLVAAESRPPASDHRRRHNDASSR; this is encoded by the coding sequence GTGCCGACCTGGAGCTTCCTCACCAACCACGCCCGGGCGTTGGTCGCCGTCGCAGACCAGCCCGATGCCCGGTTGCGCGAGCTCGCGATCGCCATCGGGGTCACCGAGCGCACCGCCTTCGGGATCGTCGCCGACCTCACCGCGGCGGGCTACGTGGTGAAGGAGCGCGACGGGCGGCGCAACCGCTACCACGTCCAGGAGCACCTCCAGCTGTCGGATGACCTGGGTCCCGACCGGACGATCGGTGAGGTCCTCGACCTCCTGGTCGCCGCCGAGAGCCGCCCGCCCGCCTCCGACCACCGTCGCCGCCACAACGACGCGTCCTCTCGCTAG